The following is a genomic window from Candidatus Thermoplasmatota archaeon.
CCGATTCGTTGGCCGCGTGGGCCAACGCGAGGTCGCCCGCGTTGCGATGAACATTCATCGCAGCCGGGTGGTCGTTCATGGCGGCAAAGCAGCCTTCGACGAACCCCCGCTGGTACTGCCAGTCGAGCGCCGGGAACGTGCCGCCTTGGACGATGAGCTCGATCTTGTCGACCGGGTGCCCGTTTGCTTCGAGCGCGCGAAGGCGTCCGGCCACTTGCCCGTACGCGTCGAAGCCGTGGCGGGCGGCCCGCAGCGCGGCGGGCTCGCGGCCCGTGTACGCCTTCGCCGTTCCCCAGGCCTCGCCGCCCGGACAGAAGACGCACGTGCCGTGCGGGCAGTCGGCCGGCGCCGTCTGGACGGTGACGATGGCGACGCCCGAGAGGCTGCGCGTGGGCTTCACGCGAAGGTGAGGAAGGAGCCGCTGGCGCTCGTCCTCGTCGCGCGCGTGGGCGAGGATCTCCCCGTCGGAGGGGATGCCCGCGAGGCCAAGCGTGCCGGCGAGGTGAACCTTGAGCTTGTGGATCTCGCGCTTTCCGCGGACCTTGTCGGCGAGGATCGCTTCGATGACCTCGCGCGCAAGCGCCTGCACGCGCGGCAAGCCGCGGGGCCGCGAAAAGGGTTTGCGGTGGGGGCAGCGGGGGTCAGGTCGGTCGGACGGCCGGGGATCGGATCATCGTTTTCCCCGCCATGGACCCGACGGGCTTGCGCAGCTTTCCGTACTTGCGTCGCGGCAATGGCTTCCCCGTTCCCGCGGACGGATACGCGGGCGCAAAAGCGTGCCGCTTCGATTCCCCACTCTAAAAAGGTTAAATACGGGCATCCGAATCCCCGCCAGACTCCCAAGGGTGGACCTCGATGGCTTCCTTTGCCCGCTCCAACCGTTCCCTGGCGTGGATCGCCGCCGTCGCGGGCGTCGTCCTCCTGGCGTTCTTCGTTCGCACGTACTTCTCGGTCGACGCGGCCGCCGCCGGCAACGAGTTCCGGATGTCGGAAAGCGACGCGTACTTCATGAAGCACACCGTCGACCGGATCCAGGGCGAAGGCTTCCGCCACCCCACCTTCGAGCCGCTTCTCAACTATCCGATCGGCAGCGTCAATCCGAACCCCCCGCTCTGGACATGGTGGATCGCCACGTGGGGCGCAACCTTGGCCCCGTTGTTCCCGGGCGAAGCCGTCGGCGTGTGCGCCGGCGCGGCCGACGCCAAGCTCTGCGAGAGCACGTGGTGGGTCGCGCTTCTGTCGCCGGCGCTCTTTGGCGCGGGCATCGTGCTCCTCATCTACCTCATCGGCGCCGCCGTCTTCGACCGGCGCGTCGGATTGTTCGCCGCCTTCTTCCTGGCGACGTCCACGGGCTCCATCGGCCGCAGCGTGCTCGGCTTTGCCGACCACGACGCGATCGCCCTCTTCTTCATCGTCGCGGCGCTGTACTTCTTCGTCCTCACGCTGCGCGCGCTGCGCGAGGCGGGCGAATCCGAGCGCCCGGACGGCTTCGTCGCGTCCATCGCGCACGCCATCCGCACGAATTCGCACGCGCTTGCGCTTGCCGGCCTTGCCGGCGCGGCCATCGGCGCGACGGCGCTCGTCTGGAAGGGACAGCCCTACATCGTGGGCATCCTCGTCGTCTTCGGCGTGCTGCAGCTCCTGCTCAACCACTGGCGCAACCGGGACGCCTCGGCGCTGTGGATCGTCACGCTCGTTGCGCTCGTCGTGGGCATGGCGATCCCGACGCCCACGTACCTTGCCATCGGCGAGGGCTTCCTTGGGAACATCAGCGCCGGGTTCTACCTCACGGCCATCTTCGCGCTCGTGGGCGGCCTGTTCGTCGCCGCGCGCGACTACCCGTTCGTCCTCGTCTTCCCGGCGTTTGTGGCCTCCGGCGTGCTCGCCGTGGCGGCGATCGTGATGTTCGCCCCCTCGATCGCGCACGTTCTCTTCGACCCCATCTTCTACTTCAAGAGCGGCGCGCTCTACCAGACGATCGCCGAGGCGCAGGCGGCGGACTTCAACTTCCTCGTGTTCAACACGGGCGTGGTCGCAAGCTTCCTTGCCCTCGTTGCGATCCCGTGGATCCTGTACCGGCACTGGCGGAGCCTCTCGGGTCCCGTGCTGCTTGTCCTCGCCTGGTCCGGGATTGCCATCTGGATGGCCTACACGACCGTCCGCTTCACGTTCAACGCGACGCCGGCGTTTGCCCTTCTTGGCGGCTGGGCGACGGCGGCGCTCGTGGGGATGCTGCGCTACGAGCAGATCAGCAAGACGATGTCGGGCCTGCGCGGCGACTTCGTCTACAACCTCAAGCGCTCGGTGCAGTTCCGTCACGTGATGGGCGCCATCGTGCTCACCTTCGGCCTCATCCTGCCCAACGTCTGGCTCGCCGTGGACGCGGGCATGGCGCCGGAGACGGCCAACAAGCTTGCGCGCGCGGAGGCGGAGGCCTCCGGCAAGGGCATTCAGGACACGTTTGTGGCCAAGCGCTTTGGCGCGTTTGGCCAGAGCCTCATCCCGCCCTATTGGCACTCCTTGAACACGTGGCTTGCCCAGCAGGATCCGCATCTTGCCCCGCACGAGCGTCCCGCCTACCTTTCGTGGTGGGACTATGGTCACTGGGCCGCCTCGATCGGCAAGCACCCCGCCGTGGCGGACAACTTCCAGAACGGCGTGTTCTTCTCGGGCAACTTCATCACGTCGCAGGACGAGACGCACGCGGTGCAGCTGCTCTCCGCCCGCCTCATGGAGCTTGCCGACAGCGCCCGGCACCCGGCCACGCGCGCCGACTTCGAGCGGCTTCTTGTCGCAGCCGGCGTCCCCGCGGCCGACGCGCCCCGGGTGTACGACGACCTCCGCGCGCTCAAGCCCGTGCCCGAGCTTCCCAAGGACAGGGCCCTGGCGTTCCTGCTTGCCGCCGAGGCGCTCACGGGCAAGAGCATCCGGTACTTCGCCGTGGACGCCCGCATGTTCCCGTTCGACGTCCCGGACTGCAACCCGCAGAGCTCCGGGTACTCGCCGACGATCGACCACGGCAGCATCTTCTACGCGCCGGTCATCCTGTCGGAGCACGCTCCCGACGACTACGTCGGCCGCGTGGTGACGTACCGCGAGACGGCCCCCACGAGCCAGGGCCGCACGATCACCGTCCCCGCCGAGGAGTGGCAGCGCCTCCAGCAGGACGTCCGCAACTTCGGAAGCATCGAGTTCGTGTGCGAGAAGTTCCGTTTCAAGGCGCCCTACTACAACAGCATGTTCCACCGGGCGTGGGTCGGAACCCCCGTCACGGCAAGCGCCCTTGGGGACTCTCCTCTGCGCAAGGTCCCCACGACCTTCCCGCAGGAGACCCGCGAGATCGAGGGCTTCGCGCTCCTCGAATCGTCCCTCTTCGTGCTGCCGGGCTACGGCCTCGAGCACTTCCGCGTGGTGTTCGCCAACGACGGCGCCCGCGTGCTCCGCTTCTACCAGGGCGCCGAGCTCTCGGGCCGCGTGCAGTCGGGCGGCGCCCCCATGCAGGGCGTCCACGTCGTCGCCTTCGACGACGCGGGAGCCGACCTGTGGCCGCTCCTGGGCAACCTCGGCATCGCGTCCTACCGCCCCGACTTCGCGCGCGTGGCGGCGCTCGAAATCGTTTCGGGCGAGCTTCCGGCCTCGGTTCGGGCCGACCTTGCCCGGATCCTTGGCGTGGAAGAGGCCGACCTCGAG
Proteins encoded in this region:
- a CDS encoding STT3 domain-containing protein, yielding MASFARSNRSLAWIAAVAGVVLLAFFVRTYFSVDAAAAGNEFRMSESDAYFMKHTVDRIQGEGFRHPTFEPLLNYPIGSVNPNPPLWTWWIATWGATLAPLFPGEAVGVCAGAADAKLCESTWWVALLSPALFGAGIVLLIYLIGAAVFDRRVGLFAAFFLATSTGSIGRSVLGFADHDAIALFFIVAALYFFVLTLRALREAGESERPDGFVASIAHAIRTNSHALALAGLAGAAIGATALVWKGQPYIVGILVVFGVLQLLLNHWRNRDASALWIVTLVALVVGMAIPTPTYLAIGEGFLGNISAGFYLTAIFALVGGLFVAARDYPFVLVFPAFVASGVLAVAAIVMFAPSIAHVLFDPIFYFKSGALYQTIAEAQAADFNFLVFNTGVVASFLALVAIPWILYRHWRSLSGPVLLVLAWSGIAIWMAYTTVRFTFNATPAFALLGGWATAALVGMLRYEQISKTMSGLRGDFVYNLKRSVQFRHVMGAIVLTFGLILPNVWLAVDAGMAPETANKLARAEAEASGKGIQDTFVAKRFGAFGQSLIPPYWHSLNTWLAQQDPHLAPHERPAYLSWWDYGHWAASIGKHPAVADNFQNGVFFSGNFITSQDETHAVQLLSARLMELADSARHPATRADFERLLVAAGVPAADAPRVYDDLRALKPVPELPKDRALAFLLAAEALTGKSIRYFAVDARMFPFDVPDCNPQSSGYSPTIDHGSIFYAPVILSEHAPDDYVGRVVTYRETAPTSQGRTITVPAEEWQRLQQDVRNFGSIEFVCEKFRFKAPYYNSMFHRAWVGTPVTASALGDSPLRKVPTTFPQETREIEGFALLESSLFVLPGYGLEHFRVVFANDGARVLRFYQGAELSGRVQSGGAPMQGVHVVAFDDAGADLWPLLGNLGIASYRPDFARVAALEIVSGELPASVRADLARILGVEEADLEQALARNKGRLTEQVFDDAGRIRASDARNNLTKISEHLARLDAGSEAFRILTSALDVPHATRVTDEEGRYTIPLPFGTRGPVTVRFFKDGVEIASLARAVTPEQAETGARLSEPGDVEVVPGHAAGVVFLDSNQNGVLDDGESPLGGIDLRIGRADVRANDEGAYAVQNLPPGGANVTLVSDRYVLSPPAPTFVGIEPGQTARHDIALVLKPVTARGTLWADENGNDQLDEGEEVVTEIRFVPDPSNPGGARVAGVVAGANGTWTVDLAPGRYVARADAGGSTLALPIEVAEGEGVLEVGLATRMVPAAPVVGTLAMEGGTADPSGFALTFTATEGGLDSLLHDRQPVRFDGNFALWLVPGTYLVEGQKTTADGVYRIRETLEVTDEGARPSWTARRDG